The Branchiostoma floridae strain S238N-H82 chromosome 8, Bfl_VNyyK, whole genome shotgun sequence genome has a segment encoding these proteins:
- the LOC118421137 gene encoding leucine-rich repeat-containing protein 70-like produces MCSCTTILTFCMALVSLTAALQACTSPDGPGVCSCSGTRVNCDNKNLDSIPDNIPSSTTYLTLRHNKIGAIENTKLQHLPNLTRLNIDNNEITIILSQIFVGLQNLRELYLHNNSISVVEPGSFQHLVELTVLYLHYNRLTSLPSDAFVNLNKLRTLSISHNQISTLNNHTFAGLYQLSYLGTSHNEIRSLDDGIFAGLNQLSYLDISFNFIAVIPSSVASLKSLRYFNMSYNEVATIQPNMFSSRFFETLDLSHNNITWVRDWTFSNITFDIGFTLKLKGNHIKQLGKYSFYNISSKYDHMAYNHADIDLSDTQLERIHEEAFTYTLRNVHFGSFKFQDNNLETIPSTLCDFSTYPYDFRFNLSNNHWSCDCRMREILNCPNLGDEIICRLPPVLNDIRLSDLTLSNLACSSPIIHNISPSLIGETLTVNCHATGSNRPAITWSWTPVQPNGLPIVRSHDEVSTTTLGYNSVESRLTINRRQISDQGHYTCHASNVVGDDRKTLSLFVIPAETDAVPSTTNIPSVCIPSHATETVPSMTGPSTLSIPLSATVTETVPSITEPSTLPIPISATETVPSTTEPSTLAIPSSATETVPSTTGPSTLSIPSYATEAVPLTTGTVAGLSPSTNAVAPGHEENVAHSSATLIVATVGSFIGGVILCIIVAMIVYIKRRANRSLANKSSPQDATVATAQRRRGVDNANLGFEDDDGEYEDVNLYELRANVYQNQTLQREGPGDQDDVGRDGRIYDQIPQQGLGTAADPGESENHLYQDLLEERDHIYTSLQREGQRSEPHRPVH; encoded by the coding sequence ATGTGCAGCTGTACTACCATCCTGACCTTCTGCATGGCCCTGGTAAGCCTGACTGCAGCTTTACAAGCCTGTACCTCCCCGGATGGACCAGGAGTCTGCAGCTGTAGCGGTACAAGGGTTAACTGTGATAACAAAAACCTAGATTCAATCCCTGATAACATTCCATCATCTACAACATATCTAACACTTCGCCACAATAAGATAGGGGCAATTGAAAATACAAAGCTTCAACACCTACCAAATCTAACAAGGCTTAATATTGATAACAATGAGATAACAATAATCCTATCACAGATATTTGTTGGATTACAGAATCTCCGAGAGTTATACCTTCATAACAATAGTATTAGTGTCGTAGAGCCAGGGAGTTTCCAACACTTGGTGGAGCTTACAGTTCTTTACCTTCATTATAACAGACTAACATCCTTACCTAGTGATGCTTTTGTCAACTTGAACAAACTTAGAACATTATCTATTTCTCATAACCAGATTTCAACACTAAACAATCATACGTTTGCAGGGTTGTACCAACTCTCATACCTTGGTACTTCTCATAACGAAATACGATCTCTTGACGATGGCATATTTGCCGGCTTAAACCAGCTCTCATACCTCgatatttcttttaatttcattGCTGTGATCCCCTCCTCTGTGGCTAGCTTGAAAAGTCTCAGATACTTTAATATGTCATATAATGAGGTAGCAACTATTCAGCCAAACATGTTCTCTAGTCGCTTCTTTGAAACTTTGGATTTATCACATAATAATATCACTTGGGTACGTGATTGGACATTTTCCAACATTACTTTTGATATTGGATTTACACTTAAACTAAAAGGGAACCATATAAAACAGCTGGGCAAGTACAGCTTCTATAACATTAGTTCTAAATATGACCATATGGCATATAATCATGCCGACATAGATTTGTCTGATACGCAGCTGGAAAGGATTCACGAAGAGGCATTCACATACACGCTCAGAAATGTACACTTTGGTTCTTTCAAATTCCAAGACAATAACTTAGAAACTATTCCGTCCACTCTATGTGATTTCAGTACTTACCCCTATGATTTTCGTTTCAATCTGTCTAACAATCATTGGTCTTGTGACTGCCGGATGAGGGAAATCCTAAACTGCCCAAACTTAGGAGATGAAATCATCTGCCGATTGCCTCCTGTATTGAACGACATCAGGCTTTCCGACCTTACCCTAAGCAACCTGGCTTGCTCTAGCCCCATCATTCACAACATCAGTCCATCTCTAATAGGGGAGACTTTGACCGTGAACTGCCATGCTACAGGCTCGAACCGACCCGCAATAACATGGTCATGGACACCTGTTCAACCTAACGGACTACCAATAGTCAGATCACATGACGAGGTCAGTACAACAACCCTGGGCTACAACAGTGTTGAATCCAGACTGACAATTAACCGTAGACAGATTAGTGACCAGGGCCATTACACATGTCATGCATCAAACGTTGTCGGGGATGATAGGAAAACCTTATCCCTCTTTGTAATTCCTGCTGAAACGGATGCAGTCCCATCAACGACAAATATACCATCAGTGTGCATTCCATCACACGCCACGGAAACTGTCCCGTCAATGACAGGACCATCCACATTGTCCATTCCTCTATCTGCCACTGTGACAGAAACTGTCCCGTCAATTACAGAGCCATCCACATTGCCCATTCCTATATCTGCCACAGAAACTGTCCCGTCAACTACAGAGCCATCCACATTGGCCATTCCCTCATCAGCCACAGAAACTGTCCCATCAACTACAGGGCCATCCACATTGTCCATTCCCTCATATGCCACAGAAGCTGTCCCGTTAACAACAGGGACAGTCGCAGGGCTATCACCGTCTACTAACGCGGTAGCCCCTGGTCATGAGGAGAATGTTGCACACAGCTCTGCAACACTAATTGTTGCAACCGTTGGGTCCTTCATTGGTggtgtaatactatgtatcaTTGTCGCTATGATTGTGTACATCAAAAGACGGGCTAACAGAAGTTTGGCTAACAAATCCTCACCCCAAGACGCAACGGTTGCCACGGCACAAAGACGGCGAGGAGTTGACAATGCTAATCTAGGATTTGAAGACGATGACGGTGAATACGAAGATGTCAATCTTTACGAGCTAAGAGCCAATGTGTATCAGAACCAAACCTTACAAAGGGAAGGCCCTGGCGACCAAGATGATGTGGGTAGGGACGGACGTATTTACGACCAAATACCACAACAGGGacttggaactgcagcagatccGGGGGAAAGTGAGAACCATCTGTACCAGGATCTCCTTGAGGAACGAGACCACATCTACACATCTCTGCAGAGGGAAGGGCAAAGAAGTGAACCGCACCGCCCTGTTCATTAG